From the genome of Rhododendron vialii isolate Sample 1 chromosome 10a, ASM3025357v1:
TCTAACTATTTATTACAGTAATGaacagttaaaaattaattgtgtATTATGTTTTACACAACCATTATGCACTTTTGGGCCAAATAATACCCTCCACTTTTAGAGCTCTGGTCACTTTACTTTAATGCTACTATTATGGGTATAGAATTTGGGGTATAAAAATAGTACAGATATGATGTGCAGGCTTCTTGTATGCCGTAGAAAATAATCCTAAAAGAATTAATCGATTACTATTTAACGGTATCCAATTGAGTTGAATgtttacaacaacaaaaaaaaaaaacctgtgaAGAAGGCCATACTATTTCTTACCAATTGAAAATGACTCTGATCACTTATGACATAGAGAGCTGctacacacagcagatctgtgcacaatctgtgcacagattttgttgtggggcccaccacgggtcccacaaaaatcatccgagccatgcattaaatgtaaaacattttttcaaaggtctccgtaaaaaataagctcaatccgatacctataattgcttcatccaaccatctaacttttcattcagattttcagataatgaaaagttatatggttggatcgagcacctataggtatcggattgagcttattttttacgggtgcccttgaaaaaatattttatatttaataaacggctcggatgatttttgtgggtcccatggtgggccccacaataagatcagtgcacaatctgtgcacagattgctgtgtgtgtagactttttgTATGACATACAGGCTCACACATCACTTCTGTAAATTTTcgataagaaaaataatataCAATTTCAAAACGCAACTGTGTCCGGAGTTGTTTGATGCCCATAGATCCATATGAATCAAACGATTGCGTCTGTAGTTGTGTTCGGAGActtttgagagaaaaatgcgTAAGAGTGGGTTCACGCTATAATTTTTGTCTTCCAAATTTTGTCTTACTTTCATTAAAAATACTCCCAAAAAAACCATTTAGTAgtggttttttaaaattaaaatacaaaaaatacaatttagtCAACAGCAAGTCACTCTTTATATTCCTTGGTTCTGAAAAGACACAAGAAGTAAAGCCACTATTTGGCCCCCACTCTCCCCCTCTCCAACGTTGTCAGCCTCAGGTGAGGGTGTAGAATAGCTCCAACTACTACAGTACCAAATCCCCAAACACTCTCCCACAACCAtaatcacctctctctctctctctctctttctctctctctcatcatggaAGAAGTATGGAACGACATCAATCTCACCTCCCtccacgaccacgaccacccCCACCGCCACCGCCATCGCCGCTCCGCAGCAGACAACCCCACCACCTTGAGGGGCCACAATTTCCTCGACTTCCTCTCCGCCaaaaacccaccaccaccacctcaacaacaacaacaaccaccacCCCTCCACGGCGGCTACGGATCTCCGCCGTCCCCTCCGGCCGCCGTGGCTCTGAGGCTGAATTCGGGCCCAGATGATCACCACCAGTTCAGCTCCATCTTGGAGGGCCCACTGCTGGGGCCCATTTCGAGTGCGTCCTGTTTGGACGTTTCGTTTGAGGGTTTGGCTTCGGCTTCGAGTTTGCCGTGTTTGGAGAGGAAACGGTGCCCGGAGTCCGATCAGAATCCCGGCGAACGGCGGCACAAGCGCATGATCAAGAACCGCGAGTCCGCCGCTCGATCGAGGGCTAGAAAACAGGCATGCTTCGTTTCTCTTCTAATAATCCATATATGTTTTAATTAGTCGCTGCTGTGAGGTGGTTCCTTcggaaaaacagaaaaaagaaaaaaagcattTGTTTTAGTAATTGGTAGAATACTCTAGTTTTGAAAGGGGGTACCCTATTGGATATAAGTTGTTTTCGCTATTCGAACCCGTGACCGTCAGGTCACACCGGAGCAACGGTACTCTTGTATTTGGGTCACGATTctagtaattttattttgacaTGTGGGAGTGACTGTAGGGATACGTccgaggtgcacgtaagctacACGAGACACCTTAgattaactttaaaaaatatttagccTTTTAGCGCCAGTTTTCTCTTCTAATCCACAtattaatttggagaaaaatgCTAGTTGGTTGTGTTTATTtggcattttagtttagtttagtttttcaattattaccctatttcttttttcaatcattaccaaatttctctaattattactttgtcatccctctctatctctctctatctctctctactcattgcccctctctccaatcattaccctacttgtCTTTTTACctactactaaaactaaactaaactaaaatgccaAACAAACACTTCTAGTTTTAAAAATGGCTAGCTACTCTAGTTCCAATGTACCAGTCTCCCGCTACTAGGACTACAACTCGGTTTGGAAGGGGTTGTATGTATTGAGAAAGATGTTTTCGCGATTTGAATCTGTGACCGTCACGTCACACTAGGGCAATGTGCCCGTTGCGTTCAGGCCGCCTTTGAGCGATATTTACCACATTAGAAATAAATACTCCTACGCTGCGGGTAAATTTTTTTAGGACACAAAAGAAATGGTACGTACTTACCCTACATTTTTAGGGGATCATGCTTGGCCCATAATAATTGTAGTGACATGCATGCATGTGATATATAGGGGGATCATGATAGCTCATTTGCATATGGAGACATGTTGTACTGACTAAGTTCTGTGGACAGAAATAGAATGACATGGCTCGTTGTCGATCCTTTACATTACCTGTCATTTTATTTGCATATTTTAGAAAACGAAAATGCCACTGCCAAAGGTGGAATTTTGTACAAGAGTTGTGCTGCTTGTGCGTGATTCTTTTTCCACTTTGGAATGATATAATCTAGAGTTGTATTTCCGTACTCTTTTTTCTTATTGTTGTCCTCCTTTAAAATCTTAATTACTTATTCGTGTGAGTTTGAGAATGTTCTTTGGCACGTAAAAGATTGAATCAATAATGGGGTCATGTGATAATTTCACCCAcccaaataaagacaaatatgAATAGATGGAGCGAGTGAAAATCACTATCCTTTATTCGTATTATGGTTTACGATACCTATGGGCTATGACTCTTGTCTGGAATTCGTCATAGTTTGTGAATGGTTCGGTGGAAAAATGTAGGAGAGCTGTAGTTTCTTCCTACCTTGTAATAGGACtgcttttttacttttttaggcATTTTTAGCAAGTCAAGTTAACAAAATTGGTCTGTGCTCATGATGTTGAGGGCATCTCCACCGTTCACCcaaaattttacccaaatttggatCAAATTTCCCATTGGgtaaaattttgggtaaaaacccaaattGGGTTTGCCCCACTCCAATTGCAAAATGAAGTTTTACTGAAATTTTTTATGTTCCcaagttcatctctctctcaacctcACACTGTTCTCTGTGTCTCTCTCGCCTCTAATCTAACGGCACTCCGGCAACTTCGACAGCACTCCGCCGACCACTCCAACTCCGACGCAATGATGAATCCGATAAATTGAAGTGAATGTTGTGTTTCTTGTCTTCTTGTTAAAGTTCAGGAAGGTGGATGAAAGTGGTCGACGGAGCAAGGGTCGAGTCGCCGGAAACTATGGCTGCAATGTAAGAAATGGCAGAACAGTAAATAAGGAATTAAGTCAATAGAGCCGTTGggaaaatggggaagggtttgggttgTCAGATTTGGAGAAacaaatgggtaaaacccaaaatgggaagGGACTTGGGTAAAGCATTGGAGATGGGTTTTTGAGGTTTTtgcctaaattttgaatttgggtttTAAAATGGGTAAGGATCGGGGAGATGGTAGGTAATAATTTTTGGTGTTTCCATTTTTGGTGTAATCATTGCAGGCTTACACAAATGAGCTGGAGCTAGAAGTCGCCAATTTAATGGAAGAGAATACCAGGCTAAAAAGACAGCAGCAACAGGTAAAAATCTCTAGGCATTTGA
Proteins encoded in this window:
- the LOC131302550 gene encoding protein FD-like: MEEVWNDINLTSLHDHDHPHRHRHRRSAADNPTTLRGHNFLDFLSAKNPPPPPQQQQQPPPLHGGYGSPPSPPAAVALRLNSGPDDHHQFSSILEGPLLGPISSASCLDVSFEGLASASSLPCLERKRCPESDQNPGERRHKRMIKNRESAARSRARKQAYTNELELEVANLMEENTRLKRQQQQLCLAAAAQVPKRKTLYRSSTAPF